The following are encoded together in the Lathyrus oleraceus cultivar Zhongwan6 chromosome 3, CAAS_Psat_ZW6_1.0, whole genome shotgun sequence genome:
- the LOC127132180 gene encoding L-gulonolactone oxidase 5 has product MEITKLVMREQLLKFTIFILLLLINGVISSPPPDPINCLNSNHNTNCTVTNSIGMFPDRSICRASKVMYPTSETELISIVALASKKNRKMKVATRYSHSIPKLVCLDDEDDGVLISTKNLNRVLKIDVEAMTMTVQSGVTLREIINEAAKYEMALPYTPYWWGLTIGGLIGTGAHGSTLWNKGSAVHEHVIHIRIVSPAQQKDGYAKVRNLIEFQDEDINAARVSLGVLGVISQVTLKLEPMFKRSIAYLTKSDSNLGDEVISFGLKHEFGDVMWYPSQEKAVYRVDDRVSIDTPGDALYDFLPFRALPSELYDVNRNIEELQERLPFAEGKCWFAKFVTGTLAHASYGLTNNGLPFFEYPIVGFHNRMQASGACLDSWENHLTSCPWDWRINGEFYHQTTFSISLTVVRNFIEDVQTLVRLEPKALCGLELYNGILMRYVTASNAYLGKIEDSVDFDFTYYRSKDPLTPRLYEDIIEEIEQIGLFKYGGLPHWGKNRNLAFVRAIKKYNYADKFLEVKKKYDPQGLFSSEWTDQILGLKEGVTILKDGCALEGLCICSQDIHCAPKKNYFCVPGRIYKEARVCRHVEGQTNKISDMRDEL; this is encoded by the exons ATGGAAATCACAAAGTTAGTTATGAGAGAACAACTACTCAAGTTCACTATTTTCATCTTGCTTCTTTTAATCAATGGAGTGATTTCAAGTCCTCCACCAGATCCAATCAATTGCTTAAACTCAAACCATAACACAAACTGCACTGTCACAAACTCCATTGGCATGTTTCCAGATCGAAGCATTTGCAGAGCCAGTAAGGTTATGTACCCAACCTCAGAAACTGAACTCATATCCATAGTAGCTTTAGCTTccaaaaaaaacagaaaaatgaaaGTAGCAACACGTTACTCTCACAGCATTCCGAAACTAGTTTGTCTCGATGATGAAGATGATGGAGTTCTAATAAGCACAAAAAACCTCAACCGCGTGTTGAAAATCGATGTAGAAGCCATGACGATGACGGTGCAAAGTGGTGTGACACTGAGAGAGATTATAAATGAAGCTGCAAAATATGAAATGGCATTGCCATATACACCATACTGGTGGGGTTTAACGATTGGTGGACTCATAGGTACCGGTGCTCATGGAAGTACATTGTGGAATAAAGGAAGTGCAGTTCATGAGCATGTTATACATATTAGAATCGTTTCTCCTGCACAACAGAAAGATGGTTATGCTAAGGTTCGAAATCTTATCGAATTTCAAGACGAAGATATTAATGCAGCTAGAGTTTCTCTAGGAGTTCTTGGAGTTATTTCACAG GTTACACTGAAATTGGAACCCATGTTCAAGAGATCAATTGCATATTTGACAAAAAGTGATTCAAATTTAGGGGACGAAGTGATTAGTTTTGGATTAAAGCATGAATTTGGGGATGTAATGTGGTATCCAAGTCAAGAAAAAGCTGTTTATAGAGTCGATGATCGTGTCTCCATAGATACGCCAGGAGATGCCTTATACGATTTCTTGCCATTTCGTGCTTTGCCTTCGGAATTATATGACGTTAATAGAAACATAG AGGAGCTTCAAGAACGGCTACCCTTCGCTGAAGGGAAGTGCTGGTTTGCAAAATTTGTAACTGGAACACTGGCTCACGCTAGTTATGGCCTAACTAACAATG GGTTGCCCTTTTTTGAGTATCCTATAGTTGGATTCCACAATCGCATGCAGGCATCAGGAGCATGTTTGGATAGTTGGGAAAATCATCTCACCTCGTGTCCATGGGATTGGAGAATCAACGGAGAATTTTATCATCAAACAACATTTAGTATTTCTTTGACCGTTGTAAGAAATTTCATTGAAGATGTTCAAACTCTGGTTAGGTTGGAGCCAAAGGCGTTATGTGGCTTAGAATTGTACAATGGAATCCTTATGCGCTATGTTACAGCTTCCAATGCATATCTGGGAAAAATAGAGGATAGTGTGGATTTCGATTTCACATATTATCGAAGCAAAGATCCATTGACTCCTAGGCTTTATGAAGACATAATTGAAGAGATAGAACAAATCGGGCTATTCAAATATGGAGGGTTGCCTCATTGGGGAAAAAATAGAAACTTAGCATTTGTGAGAGCgataaaaaaatataattatgcagaCAAGTTTTTGGAAGTTAAGAAAAAGTATGACCCGCAAGGACTTTTCTCTAGTGAATGGACTGACCAAATTCTTGGACTTAAAGAAGGGGTAACGATATTGAAAGATGGTTGTGCATTAGAAGGATTGTGTATATGCTCACAAGATATTCATTGTGCACCAAAAAAGAATTACTTCTGCGTGCCTGGAAGAATCTATAAGGAGGCAAGAGTTTGTCGACATGTTGAAGGTCAAACTAACAAAATAAGTGACATGAGGGATGAGCTCTGA